The genomic DNA CATCTGGGGGCTGGCTGTGGCTACGGCTGCGAGTCTGGGCCAGTTGCTGGATGCAGTTATTGACTGCAATACTGCTCTTCCCTGGTACCAGATCCTCTTCGGGTACCTCTACCCAGCCCAGGGAGCGGACTGCAAAGCACTGACGGGTTAGGGGAAAGGACAGGACAGCTCTGAGTGAGTGGAGGTGGACATGGAAGTGGAACAGTAGAGTAGGATGGGAGGTGTTGCAGGTTCCACACGCATGAACCTTCTGGTATACATGCCCTTCACCCTTGATCACCTCTTCTCAGCCCGATCCCACCCCTGACCTTTCCCTTGGAACaatccaccacccccaccaccattcCCTGGGCTGGCCCTCAGACCCAAGACACTACCTTAGCCCCTGGCTCCATACTCTGGATGTAGGATTCTTCACCATACCAGGACAGAGAGGTCCTGGAAGAGAGTAGAGCTTGTAAGGGGACCACACTTCCTACAAAAGGGAGAGTAGTGAAGCCCTGACTACTTATTGGGCATGAGATGTGGGATAAGTCCCAGAACATAGTGCCCCAAATATGTAACCAGAGTGAGAGAGGGCCTAGGacacattaaataaatgtaacagTGTGGTTTAAAATTTGAACAAAACTTCAGGACATAGGATGTAGAATAAAAGTTGTAAACATTGAACAGGATCCAAAACGTGGACCAGAACTCTAAAGTGAGACAAGACACTCTAGAACACTAAACAGGAACTTCCATGGAAAGAGCTTAGTACAGTGACCAAGATCTAGAACATGACTTATCAGTACCCAGAACAGGGAAGAACATGTAGCAAAACAGAGCATGGAACAAGGGACAAACTTCAAAATACTGAGAGACTCAAGAAATGCAACAGAGACAAAAACCTGGGCTTGAAAGCAGAATGTGAGTCCAGTTGCATCTCTGAGGGCCATGGAACCCCAAGCCTTTCATTCTCCCTGGCCTGTCCCTGTTACCTGCGGTCCAGTGAGCTCTCCAGGCTCGAGAAGGATCTCCCCTTGGGAGGCCGAAGTCCCCAAATCCCCTCCGTCTTCTGTAGAGAGGGAACTAGGTCAGTGTGGCAGCAGGCCTACAACCTCACATGGGTTCAGACCCCCTCCTCACACTCCACCTACCGTGCCCGGGTCCTCTGCATCTCCCGTCTCCCAGGTTGGGCGCTGCCACTGGGTGCTGCCACTGGGTACATGCCAATAGTAAGTACCTGCAGCATCGCGTATCTTCCTCCAGCCAGGGGGCAGTCCTGGCTCCCCCTCaagactctggtccccccacaaGTCGTCTACAGGAACAGGGATGGGGACAGGAAACACGGGATTGGAGAGGGAAGGCATATTCGTGGGTTCAGAACAACGCTCTGTCAGAACCCTCCCTCCATCCCGAAGGGGACAATCCTTAGGCTGGAGATCCAAAATGTCCTTTACAGCGCAAAGATCCAGGGTTCATTTGTCCCCTGGTCCTTACGGTGAAACATACCCCGTCAACTCCCTCGTTCCCCCTCAGCTCCCGATCCTCCCATCGGGCCCCTCCGTGCACACCATCGCAGTTGACCAGAATGATGGCCAGCATGTAATCCTTGCCCAGCATAGCCCCGACCGCGTCCCCGCCGGCCTTCGCCGGCCCGCAAGCTCAGCCCAGCTTGACCTCCGGAGCTGCTGCGCCCACAAGCCCAGCCTCTCTGCGTTGGCTAGGCCAACCCGCGCCGCACAAATACGGGGCGGGGTGGAAGCCAGGTCCCAGGGGCGGGAAAGGACGAGCCAGAGCAGCGCCGCCCGCGGAGGCGGCGCTTGTAAACAGGCGTCTGGATCCCCAAGTGGGTGCGCCTTTCCGTGCGTGGCTCCGGGAAAAGCGCAAAGAAGCCAACGCACCAGCTGACCTCATGGCGCAACTGTGAGCTCATCGAGGGGCGGAAGACCAGCCAGACGAACGTGCACAGCACGCATATGCGTACAAATGAGCTCATCGCGCCCAGTTCGTATGCGCTCGCGGACACTCATCTCGTGTCCTGCCGGAGGGGTCACGTGGAAGTACCCGAGCGGAAACCGCCGCGCTCGGCAGTCAGGGGGAGCACCTCCACCCTTTCCAAAAAATGTCCCGGAAATGCCTTCGCCCTCAGTAAAGATGGCCGCTGCACTTGGCGCGAGGAAGGCGGGGTTGCGCCTGCGCAACAAGTTCGCCGGGGAAGATGGCGGATGACAAGGTGAGTGAATGTGGGCGTTATCTGCAGTGTGGGGTGGTCTTCACACCCTTTTAGTCCTTGAGAAAGGCGACACTGGCCTTTATCCTGCCTAAAGGTGTCCCTTATGGGGTTTTAACTCTTGTCGGGTTTATACTCTTGTTGACTGCCCTCAACGCTGGGGGAATGGAGTAGCGGAGCGCTACATGAGGCAAGCAGAGCTCGGCATCCCCCAGGTGTCCTCTCCGGGtcctctcaagatccttaattactGGCACGCACTCCGACACACTTACCCTGACATACTCCTCCTCTTTTGCATTCCCTAGTCCCCGAAATCTCCCTCTTAGAAACACGATGTTTCCAAGTCACACGGATACGTGTTCTCGTTTAAACTTTTGGCATACATTGAATTTCATACTTTGAGGTGATCAAAGGCGCTCAGTTCATTTACCCACAATCCTGCAgacagccaccccacccccaccccagctagTGCATCCAGTTACACATTGTTTGGGAAGCCCAGGCAGAAATCAGGTTTATCCTAGAGCGTCCATGAAACTGCCTCAGGTCATTTTTTACCATTGGTCTGAAGTTCTGCACGGTTCACACATCTAAGTACTTAGTAGTCTCTGTGTTAGGCTTGGGGACCAAGTAGGCAAGACGGACAGCTTGCCACTTTCAGTAGCTTATAGTCGAGTCAGTAGTGCGTGCCTGATAAATCGAAGCTGTTCCTCTTGCCTCCATACACACTGCTTGCTATATAAAATTTTGTAAGGGTTGTCACAGATGCAGATCTCATCTGTCACCCCCTCCGTGGCCCCCGTGTGAATTCAgttttcaatgtctttttttctggtgCCACGTCATTATGAGGAAGTTTTTATAAGAAGAGATGTCTCATCCTCACACCCCGACCTACCCAGCCCGATAGACCTGAGCAGGGAATGGGGCTGCATTAACCTGCTGCAGCCGATTTCCCTCTTGTTCTAGGATTCTCTGCCCAAGCTTAAGGACCTGGCATTTCTCAAGAACCAGCTGGAACGCCTGCAGCAGCGTGTGGAAGAAGAAGTCAGCAGTGGTGTGAGCCAGGTAAAGTTGTACCTGCCCACCAGACTTCATTGCCCTGTATGGTATTGAATGGGTAATAGAGGTTTATTCAGCAAATAGTTATTGAGGGCCAGCTCTTTGTGACTCCAAGGAAAGTCTCCCGAAGAAAATGAGACTAGAACTGGCGTCTTAAATAGGAATTAACTAGgtaaagaggagaggagagaacatTTCAAGCagataaaattacatatgtaaagCTCTCATGGTGGGAAGTAGCCTGATAAATATGATGAATAGTTTAATTTGGCTGCAGTAATGGGGGAGCATTAGGAAGGGAggctggagaagcaggcagggatcAGACTCCTCAGTGACATCTCCGTAGATTTGTGGTGTGGGGTTCTATGGTTGGAGCCTTCTAACCACAGGGTTCTGAGATTGTGTGATCAGGACCCCTAGATTCTTTTTCTGCCTCcagaatcttaaaaatctttggaGAGAATACTACAGCTTTCCAGAGTAAGGAGGAGCAGGTGGTGGGATGCTCTAGGGCCAGCTTGAGTAGCTTCTAGATAATGAAGGAAGACCCTGGCTgaattttctccttcatttcacTCCACAGGATGGCTCGCTCTTGTCCTCCCCATTCCTCAAGGGCTTCTTAGCCGGCTATGTGGTGGCCAAACTGAGGGCATCAGCAGTATTGGGCTTTGCCGTGGGTACCTGCACTGGCATCTACGCAGCTCAGGCATATGCCGTGCCCAATGTGGAGAAGACATTGAGGGACTATCTTCGGTCATTGCGAAAGGGGCCTGACTAGCTCTGGATCCCATGGGGGAGAAAGGATGAGCACCTCTGGCCTGCAGGTAGAGGCCTTTCAACCACAGACACCATATTTGGCTTCCCTACCTATCACCCTTTTGCTATCTCCAGCTTGCCCACAGCCTTCATCTTTGCTTTCCTTCCTGCAGAGGGTAAGTGGTGGCTTATCAGCCAGCAGTTTTTGGACGCCCCTCCTTAACCCCAAAGAAGCCACCCGAAAACTGTGGCTTCTAGAGCCACCAGCCCCTTTCTTTTACATCCCTGACTGTGGAGTTTGCTGCTGATTCTGATTCTCAGTATACTCTCTAGCAATGTACCACAGCTCCTCCCTCCGGAGAGCTGGCTCCATATTGATTTTCCCCAAACTTGATAGAATTCCCATTGCCCCCTTGCTAGCCACACAAGCCACCCAGGGTCTGGTTTGGGCATGAGTGTAGAGGACGGGGGTATGCCAGGCCTGGGCCGTCCCAGGCAGGCCCGCTGGACCCTGATGCTACTCTTATCCACTGCCATATATGGTGCCCATGCCCCATTACTGGCACTGTGCCATGTGAACGGCAAAGTGCCCTTCCGG from Canis lupus dingo isolate Sandy chromosome 2, ASM325472v2, whole genome shotgun sequence includes the following:
- the LOC112659047 gene encoding SLC35A4 upstream open reading frame protein, with product MADDKDSLPKLKDLAFLKNQLERLQQRVEEEVSSGVSQDGSLLSSPFLKGFLAGYVVAKLRASAVLGFAVGTCTGIYAAQAYAVPNVEKTLRDYLRSLRKGPD